A window of the Brassica napus cultivar Da-Ae chromosome C5, Da-Ae, whole genome shotgun sequence genome harbors these coding sequences:
- the LOC106400407 gene encoding callose synthase 1-like isoform X2: MSQRRESGPSRPHRPIQRTQTLGSLGEAMLDSEVVPSSLVEIAPILRVANEVEASNPRVAYLCRFYAFEKAHRLDPTSSGRGVRQFKTALLQRLERENETTLAGRQKSDAREMQRFYQHYYEKYIHALNAADKADRAQLTKAYQTASVLFEVLKAVNQTEDVPVPVKIQAAVTALRNIRGLPWKAGHKKKIDEDILDWLQSMFGFQEDSVSNQREHLILLLANVHIRQYPRPEQEPKLDDRALTIVMKKLFRNYKKWCKYLGRKSSLWLPTIQQEVQQRKLLYMGLYLLIWGEAANLRFMPECLCYIYHHMAFELYGMLAGSVSSLTGEHVKPAYGGDDEAFLQKVVTPIYKTIAKEAKRSRDGKSKHSVWRNYDDLNEYFWSIRCFRLGWPMRADADFFCLTAEELRVENSEIKSNSGDRWMGKVNFVEIRSFWHIFRSFDRMWSFYILCLQAMIVIAWNGSGELSAIFQGDVFLKVLSIFITAAVLKLAQALLDIALSWKARHSMSHYVKLRYVLKAGAAAGWVIVMPVAYAYSWKNASGFALTIKNWFGGHSHNSPSLFIVAILIYLSPNMLSALLFLFPFIRRYLERSDFKIMMLMMWWSQPRLYIGRGMHESALSLFKYTMFWIVLLVSKLAFSFYAEIKPLVGPTKDIMRIHISVYSWHEFFPHAKNNLGVVIALWSPVILVYFMDTQIWYAIVSTLVGGLNGAFRRLGEIRTLAMLRSRFQSIPGAFNDCLVPHDNSDDTKKRGFKATFSRKFDQLPSSKDKEAARFAQMWNKIISSFREEDLISDREMELLLVPYWSDPDLDLIRWPPFLLASKIPIALDMAKDSNGKDRELKKRLAVDSYMTCAVSECYASFKNLINYLVIGERERQVINDIFSKIDEHIEKETLITELNLSSLPDLYGQFVQLIEYLIQNREEDKDQIVIVLLNMLEVVTRDIMDEEVPSLLETAHNGAYVKYDVMTPLHQQRKYFSQLQFPVFSQKEAWKEKIKRLHLLLTVKESAMDVPSNLEARRRLTFFSNSLFMDMPPAPKIRNMLSFSVLTPYFSEDVLFSIFGLEQQNEDGVSILFYLQKIFPDEWTNFLERVKCGSEEELRTKDDLEEELRLWASYRGQTLTKTVRGMMYYRKALELQAFLDMAKDEELLKGYKALELTSEEASKSGESLWAQCQALADMKFTFVVSCQQYSIHKRSGDQRAKDILRLMTTYPSIRVAYIDEVEQTHKESYKGTEEKIYYSALVKAAPQTKPMDSSESVQTLDQLIYRIKLPGPAILGEGKPENQNHAIIFTRGEGLQTIDMNQDNYMEEAFKMRNLLQEFLVKHGGVRFPTILGLREHIFTGSVSSLAWFMSNQENSFVTIGQRVLASPLKIRFHYGHPDIFDRLFHLTRGGICKASKVINLSEDIFAGFNSTLREGNVTHHEYIQVGKGRDVGLNQISMFEAKIANGNGEQTLSRDLYRLGHRFDFFRMLSCYFTTIGFYFSTMLTVLTVYVFLYGRLYLVLSGLEQGLSNQRAFRNNRPLEAALASQSFVQIGFLMALPMMMEIGLERGFHNALIEFVLMQLQLASVFFTFQLGTKTHYYGRTLFHGGAEYRGTGRGFVVFHAKFAENYRFYSRSHFVKGIELMILLLVYQLFGQSYRGVVTYILITVSIWFMVVTWLFAPFLFNPSGFEWQKIVDDWTDWNKWIYNRGGIGVPAEKSWESWWEKELEHLKHSGVRGIVLEIFLALRFFIFQYGLVYQLSIFKGKNQSFWVYGASWFVILFLLLIVKGLGMGRRRFSTSFQLLFRIIKGLVFLAFVTILITLLALPLITIKDLFICMLAFMPTGWGMLLIAQACKPLIQHLRIWSSVRTLARGYEIVMGLLLFTPVAFLAWFPFVSEFQTRMLFNQAFSRGLQISRILGGHRKDRSSKNKE; encoded by the exons ATGTCTCAAAGAAGGGAGAGTGGTCCGTCTCGGCCGCACAGGCCGATTCAACGGACTCAGACCCTTGGTAGTCTCGGAGAGGCTATGCTAGATAGTGAAGTGGTGCCATCTTCTTTAGTGGAGATTGCTCCGATTCTTCGTGTGGCTAATGAAGTTGAAGCTAGTAACCCACGAGTTGCTTACTTAT GTCGATTTTACGCATTTGAGAAGGCGCATAGGCTTGATCCGACATCGAGTGGACGTGGTGTTCGCCAGTTTAAGACTGCTCTTCTTCAACGATTAGAAAGG GAGAACGAAACAACTTTGGCAGGAAGGCAAAAGAGTGATGCGCGTGAGATGCAGAGGTTTTATCAACACTACTACGAGAAGTACATCCACGCTTTGAATGCTGCTGATAAAGCTGACCG TGCTCAACTTACAAAGGCCTATCAAACTGCTTCCGTTCTCTTTGAAGTCTTGAAGGCTGTTAACCAGACAGAAGATGTGCCAGTGCCTGTAAAG ATACAAGCTGCTGTCACCGCTCTTAGAAATATAAGGGGATTGCCATGGAAAGCAGGTCACAAGAAGAAAATAGACGAAGACATTCTAGACTGGCTTCAGTCCATGTTTGGTTTCCAG GAAGATAGTGTTTCCAATCAACGAGAGCACTTGATCTTGTTACTTGCTAATGTCCACATCCGACAATATCCAAGACCAGAACAAGAACCAAAG TTGGATGATCGGGCCTTGACCATAGTGATGAAGAAACTGTTCAGAAACTACAAAAAGTGGTGCAAGTACTTGGGTCGGAAAAGTAGTCTTTG GTTGCCGACTATTCAACAAGAGGTACAGCAGCGTAAATTGCTCTACATGGGACTTTATCTTCTGATCTGGGGAGAAGCAGCAAACCTGAGATTCATGCCAGAATGCCTCTGTTATATATACCACCAT ATGGCTTTCGAGTTGTATGGTATGTTGGCTGGTAGTGTTAGTTCTCTAACAGGGGAGCATGTAAAGCCAGCTTATGGTGGTGACGATGAAGCTTTCCTGCAGAAAGTAGTGACTCCTATATACAAGACAATAGCAAAg GAAGCAAAGAGAAGTAGAGATGGAAAGTCAAAGCATTCTGTTTGGAGAAACTATGATGACTTGAATGagtatttttg GTCAATTCGATGTTTTCGCTTAGGGTGGCCTATGCGAGCTGATGCTGATTTCTTTTGCCTGACAGCTGAAGAACTTCGAGTTGAGAACAGCGAG ATAAAATCAAATAGTGGAGATCGGTGGATGGGAAAAGTCAATTTTGTTGAGATACGCTCCTTCTGGCATATATTTAGAAGCTTTGATAGAATGTGGAGTTTCTACATCCTGTGTTTGCAA GCAATGATTGTTATTGCATGGAATGGATCCGGAGAGTTGAGTGCCATCTTTCAGGGTGATGTCTTCCTAAAGGTTCTGAGCATTTTCATTACTGCAGCTGTACTAAAGCTTGCACAAG CTCTCCTTGACATAGCCCTGAGCTGGAAGGCAAGACACAGCATGTCACACTATGTGAAACTCAGATACGTCTTGAAGGCTGGTGCGGCTGCAGGGTGGGTTATAGTCATGCCGGTTGCTTACGCCTACAGCTGGAAAAACGCTTCTGGCTTTGCGCTGACCATAAAGAATTGGTTTGGTGGACACAGCCATAATTCGCCTTCCCTTTTCATTGTGGCGATTCTTATCTACTTGTCCCCGAACATGCTTTCTGCGTTGCTGTTTTTGTTTCCGTTCATTCGACGGTATCTCGAGAGATCGGACTTCAAGATAATGATGCTGATGATGTGGTGGTCTCAG CCTCGGCTGTACATAGGAAGGGGTATGCATGAGAGTGCGTTGTCACTTTTCAA GTACACGATGTTTTGGATTGTTCTTCTGGTTTCAAAGCTGGCATTTAGTTTTTACGCTGAG ATTAAGCCCCTTGTTGGTCCAACCAAAGATATAATGCGAATCCATATATCCGTCTACAGCTGGCATGAGTTTTTCCCTCATG CAAAGAATAATTTAGGAGTCGTCATTGCACTGTGGTCACCGGTTATTCTC GTTTATTTCATGGACACTCAAATATGGTATGCTATCGTCTCAACTCTGGTTGGAGGTTTGAATGGAGCTTTCCGCCGTCTTGGAGAG ATCCGGACACTTGCAATGTTGAGGTCAAGATTCCAGTCCATACCAGGGGCCTTTAATGATTGCTTGGTACCACATGATAACAGCGACGATACAAAGAAAAGGGGATTTAAGGCGACCTTCTCTCGGAAGTTTGATCAG CTACCATCTAGTAAAGACAAGGAAGCAGCGCGGTTTGCTCAGATGTGGAACAAAATAATCAGTAGTTTCCGAGAAGAGGATTTGATTAGTGATAG GGAAATGGAACTTTTGCTTGTGCCATATTGGTCTGACCCTGATTTGGATCTTATCCGGTGGCCACCTTTTCTACTGGCTAGTAAG ATCCCAATAGCTTTGGATATGGCCAAAGACAGCAATGGAAAAGACCGTGAACTGAAAAAGAGACTGGCTGTTGACAGCTACATGACTTGTGCAGTTAGCGAGTGCTATGCCTCTTTCAAGAATCTCATTAATTATTTGGTTATTGGAGAACGAGAAAGACA GGTCATAAAtgatatcttctccaagattgatgAACACATCGAGAAAGAAACACTGATAACAGAACTGAACCTGAGTTCTCTTCCTGATCTGTATGGCCAGTTTGTTCAGCTAATCGAATATTTG ATACAAAACAGAGAGGAGGACAAGGATCAGATTGTAATCGTCCTGCTGAACATGTTAGAAGTGGTGACTAGAGACATAATGGACGAAGAAGTTCCAAG CTTACTAGAGACTGCACACAATGGAGCTTATGTCAAGTACGACGTCATGACCCCTCTTCATCAGCAGCGCAAATATTTCAGCCAGCTTCAGTTCCCAGTTTTCTCTCAAAAGGAAGCCTGGAAAGAAAAA ATCAAGAGGCTTCATCTTTTGCTTACTGTCAAGGAGTCAGCTATGGATGTTCCGTCCAACTTGGAAGCTCGAAGGCGTCTTACTTTCTTTTCAAATTCTTTATTCATGGACATGCCTCCTGCACCCAAGATCCGCAATATGCTTTCCTTCTC GGTCCTAACACCATACTTTTCAGAGGATGTTCTTTTCTCCATATTTGGTTTAGAACAGCAAAATGAAGATGGAGTCTCCATACTTTTTTACTTGCAGAAGATCTTCCCAG ACGAATGGACGAACTTCCTGGAACGAGTTAAATGTGGCAGCGAAGAAGAACTAAGAACAAAAGATGATTTGGAAGAGGAGCTTCGTCTATGGGCATCTTACAGAGGCCAAACTCTGACTAAAACTG TGCGAGGCATGATGTACTATCGAAAGGCTTTGGAACTTCAGGCCTTCCTTGACATGGCAAAGGATGAAG AATTATTGAAAGGCTACAAGGCTCTGGAGTTAACCAGTGAAGAAGCATCAAAGAGTGGAGAGTCACTATGGGCACAGTGTCAGGCACTTGCGGATATGAAATTCACCTTTGTGGTTTCCTGCCAGCAATACAGTATTCATAAGAGATCTGGTGACCAACGTGCTAAAGACATATTGAGACTTATGACAAC GTATCCGTCTATTCGTGTTGCTTATATTGATGAGGTGGAGCAAACACATAAAGAAAGTTATAAGGGGACAGAGGAAAAGATTTATTACTCAGCTCTTGTGAAAGCTGCTCCACAGACCAAACCAATGGATTCTTCTGAATCTGTTCAAACACTAGATCAG cTCATTTATAGGATTAAGCTTCCGGGGCCAGCTATACTAGGAGAGGGAAAGCCGGAAAATCAGAACCATGCTATCATTTTTACACGTGGAGAAGGGTTGCAAACAATTGACATGAACCAG GATAACTATATGGAGGAAGCTTTCAAAATGAGGAACTTGCTGCAAGAGTTTCTTGTTAAGCATGGAGGCGTGAGATTCCCTACCATTCTTGGTCTCAGAGAGCATATTTTCACTGGAAG TGTGTCTTCTCTTGCATGGTTTATGTCAAATCAGGAGAACAGCTTTGTAACGATTGGGCAAAGGGTGCTAGCTAGTCCCTTAAA GATACGATTCCATTACGGTCATCCAGATATTTTTGATCGTCTGTTTCACCTTACCAGAGGTGGTATCTGCAAAGCTTCTAAAGTCATCAACCTTAGTGAAGACATCTTTGCAG GTTTTAACTCAACTCTGCGTGAAGGAAACGTAACTCATCATGAATATATACAAGTCGGTAAAGGGAGAGACGTGGGACTCAACCAGATCTCAATGTTTGAGGCCAAAATCGCCAATGGAAACGGTGAGCAAACTCTGAGCCGCGACTTGTACAGACTGGGACACCGTTTTGATTTCTTCCGGATGCTGTCTTGTTATTTCACCACCATTGGTTTCTATTTCAGTACCATG TTAACAGTGCTTACAGTATATGTCTTTCTCTACGGCCGGTTATACCTAGTACTCAGTGGGCTTGAACAAGGGTTAAGCAACCAACGAGCTTTCCGTAACAACAGGCCTCTCGAGGCAGCTCTCGCTTCCCAATCATTCGTGCAGATCGGTTTTCTAATGGCTCTCCCTATGATGATGGAGATTGGACTCGAAAGAGGCTTCCACAACGCACTAATCGAGTTTGTCCTGATGCAGCTACAACTCGCTTCTGTCTTCTTCACGTTCCAGCTCGGCACAAAGACGCATTACTACGGAAGGACACTGTTCCACGGAGGCGCTGAGTACAGAGGAACAGGCCGCGGCTTTGTTGTCTTCCACGCCAAATTCGCCGAGAACTATAGATTTTATTCCCGCAGCCACTTCGTGAAGGGCATCGAGCTGATGATTCTCTTGCTAGTGTATCAGCTCTTTGGTCAATCTTACCGGGGCGTTGTGACTTATATTCTCATCACTGTTTCGATATGGTTCATGGTGGTGACGTGGCTGTTTGCCCCCTTTTTGTTTAATCCCTCTGGCTTCGAGTGGCAGAAGATCGTTGATGACTGGACGGACTGGAACAAGTGGATATACAACAGGGGAGGGATCGGTGTTCCGGCTGAGAAGAGTTGGGAGTCTTGGTGGGAGAAAGAGTTGGAGCATCTTAAGCACTCGGGGGTCCGCGGTATTGTACTTGAGATTTTCTTGGCGTTGAGGTTCTTTATATTTCAGTATGGGCTTGTGTATCAGCTCAGTATCTTTAAAGGGAAGAATCAAAGCTTTTGG GTTTATGGAGCTTCATGGTTTGTCATCTTATTCCTTCTACTCATTGTGAAG GGTTTGGGGATGGGAAGGAGAAGATTCAGCACGAGTTTCCAGCTTCTATTCAGAATCATAAAGGGTCTTGTGTTCCTCGCATTTGTTACAATTCTCATAACTCTCCTGGCACTTCCTCTGAtaacaatcaaagacttattCATCTGCATGCTTGCCTTCATGCCAACTGGCTGGGGAATGCTTCTT ATTGCGCAAGCTTGTAAGCCTCTGATCCAACATCTAAGGATATGGTCATCGGTTAGGACGCTAGCACGTGGCTATGAGATCGTGATGGGATTGCTTCTCTTCACGCCGGTTGCTTTCTTGGCTTGGTTTCCTTTTGTGTCCGAGTTCCAGACAAGAATGCTCTTTAACCAAGCGTTTAGCAGAGGTCTTCAAATTTCTCGTATTCTTGGTGGTCACAGAAAAGACAGGTCTTCCAAAAACAAGGAGTGA